From Pelosinus fermentans DSM 17108, the proteins below share one genomic window:
- a CDS encoding PBSX family phage terminase large subunit: MKRNKVTPFNFEPFSTKQLQVMTWWLPNSPVRHYDMIIADGSVRSGKTISMSLSYVQWSMESFNGENIGMAGKTIGSFRRNVLAPLKRMLKALKYRVKDHRSDNMVEISKGGKTNYFYIFGGKDERSQDLIQGITLAGMLFDEVALMPESFVNQATARCSVKGSKLWFNCNPAGPYHWFKTDYIEKADDKKAICLHFTMDDNLSLDVATKDRYKRMYSGVFYKRYILGLWVMAAGAIYDMFEESKHVIEIIPKAFDQFWVSSDYGTGNATVFLLQARRGKEYYTLREYYYDSRKVGKQKTDAEYSADLKKFLEDCKDIIGNRKIPIIVDPSAASFIAQLKKDGFSVKKAHNAVIDGIRYVATLLSELKYFIHKSCTNTIREKSAYIWDEKAQDKGEDKPIKQNDHASDSERYGLYTNRNTGKIQVC, from the coding sequence ATGAAAAGAAATAAGGTTACGCCTTTTAATTTTGAACCCTTTTCGACCAAACAACTACAAGTAATGACATGGTGGTTGCCTAATTCACCTGTACGCCATTATGACATGATAATTGCCGATGGTTCGGTAAGGTCTGGAAAGACAATATCTATGTCATTGTCTTATGTGCAATGGTCAATGGAAAGTTTCAACGGTGAAAATATCGGGATGGCTGGAAAGACAATAGGTTCATTCCGAAGAAACGTACTAGCCCCGCTTAAGAGAATGTTAAAGGCTCTTAAGTATCGCGTTAAAGACCATCGTTCCGACAACATGGTTGAGATAAGCAAGGGCGGCAAGACGAATTATTTCTATATATTTGGTGGCAAGGATGAACGCTCTCAAGACTTAATTCAGGGTATCACTTTGGCGGGGATGCTGTTTGATGAAGTGGCCCTTATGCCTGAGTCATTCGTTAATCAAGCAACTGCACGTTGCTCAGTTAAAGGATCAAAATTGTGGTTTAACTGCAATCCCGCAGGGCCTTATCATTGGTTTAAGACTGATTACATAGAGAAGGCAGACGACAAAAAGGCTATCTGTTTACATTTCACTATGGATGATAACTTAAGTCTTGATGTAGCAACGAAAGATCGTTATAAACGCATGTATTCAGGAGTTTTCTACAAGCGTTATATTCTTGGCTTGTGGGTTATGGCTGCTGGTGCGATTTATGATATGTTCGAAGAATCAAAGCATGTTATAGAGATAATCCCGAAAGCATTTGATCAATTTTGGGTATCGTCTGACTATGGTACAGGCAATGCCACAGTATTTTTATTACAGGCAAGGCGAGGTAAAGAATATTACACATTGCGTGAGTATTATTATGACAGTCGCAAGGTGGGTAAGCAAAAAACCGATGCCGAGTATTCAGCGGACTTGAAGAAATTTCTTGAAGACTGCAAAGATATTATAGGTAATCGAAAGATACCGATCATTGTTGATCCGAGCGCAGCCAGCTTTATTGCTCAACTCAAGAAAGATGGTTTTAGCGTGAAGAAGGCCCATAATGCTGTAATTGATGGCATACGCTATGTTGCAACCTTGTTATCTGAGTTAAAATACTTCATCCATAAATCATGTACTAATACCATTAGGGAAAAGTCGGCTTATATATGGGATGAAAAAGCCCAGGACAAAGGTGAAGATAAACCAATTAAGCAGAATGACCATGCTAGTGATTCGGAAAGATACGGTCTTTATACGAATAGAAATACAGGAAAAATTCAAGTTTGCTAG
- a CDS encoding single-stranded DNA-binding protein gives MNKVIIVGRLTRDPEVTYTQTGKAVAKFSVAVDNGFGENKMVDYIPVVAWEKLAEVVGNNLGKGRKVLVEGRLQIRDYEKDGQKRRQADIVVQNIEFLDSKNPASNRAADSSPMDKFGTEVFPEEEIPF, from the coding sequence ATGAATAAAGTAATTATAGTTGGTCGCCTAACACGTGATCCAGAAGTAACATATACGCAAACAGGTAAAGCTGTAGCGAAATTTAGCGTAGCGGTAGACAACGGTTTTGGCGAGAATAAGATGGTAGATTATATACCTGTGGTGGCATGGGAAAAGCTTGCTGAGGTCGTTGGTAATAACTTAGGTAAGGGCCGCAAGGTTTTAGTAGAGGGCCGCTTACAAATCCGCGACTATGAGAAGGACGGACAGAAGCGCAGACAGGCTGATATAGTAGTGCAGAACATTGAATTTCTTGATAGTAAGAATCCTGCCAGTAATAGGGCGGCAGATAGCAGTCCTATGGATAAGTTTGGGACGGAGGTCTTTCCAGAGGAAGAGATTCCATTCTGA
- a CDS encoding terminase small subunit produces the protein MKNRGGGVAQSHELAQRDYILGMKYREIADKYKVSIDTVKSWKVRYKWERDKTLRKTAHTAHKNKNVCTQEKEVQEPSEELTDKEQLFCYYYVRCWNATQASLKSGYTANKSSATVQGSRLLKTERVEKEVARLKTLLIQEIHISALDVLQQYINIAFADIGDYVTFGKKEVPIIGMFGPVTDPETGEEMTQMVNYVDLNEHSLVDTSVIAEVKQGRDGVSIKLADKMKALEKLEIYFDLLPDKFQRKLAEEKIDIERQKLEIARTKVGDDEQEENNDDNFINALSGKVSEVWPDEKK, from the coding sequence ATGAAAAATCGAGGTGGTGGTGTGGCTCAGTCTCATGAGTTAGCGCAAAGGGATTATATATTAGGCATGAAATATAGAGAGATTGCCGATAAATACAAAGTGTCAATTGATACCGTGAAATCATGGAAAGTTAGGTATAAATGGGAGCGTGATAAAACGCTTAGGAAAACCGCACACACCGCACACAAAAATAAAAATGTGTGCACACAAGAAAAAGAGGTGCAGGAACCTTCTGAGGAATTGACCGATAAAGAGCAACTATTTTGTTATTACTATGTTAGATGTTGGAATGCTACCCAAGCCTCGTTAAAGTCTGGATATACCGCCAACAAAAGCAGCGCAACGGTGCAGGGTTCCAGATTATTGAAAACTGAGAGGGTAGAAAAAGAAGTAGCTAGACTTAAAACCCTTCTTATTCAGGAAATACATATTAGCGCACTTGATGTTTTACAACAGTATATTAATATTGCCTTTGCCGATATTGGCGACTATGTAACTTTCGGGAAAAAGGAAGTACCTATAATTGGCATGTTCGGCCCTGTAACTGATCCTGAGACTGGTGAAGAAATGACACAAATGGTTAATTATGTTGATCTTAACGAACATAGCCTAGTCGATACTAGTGTAATAGCAGAGGTTAAGCAGGGCAGGGATGGTGTTAGCATTAAACTTGCTGATAAAATGAAGGCCCTTGAAAAATTGGAAATATACTTTGATCTACTGCCTGATAAATTTCAGCGTAAGTTAGCTGAGGAAAAGATTGATATTGAACGGCAGAAACTTGAGATTGCCAGAACTAAGGTAGGTGACGATGAACAAGAGGAAAACAACGATGATAACTTTATAAATGCCTTAAGTGGCAAGGTATCTGAGGTGTGGCCTGATGAAAAGAAATAA
- a CDS encoding ERCC4 domain-containing protein — MLGKRKFTEAELKVLLKSMTVIIDTRENVNQHITNYLTKAKVPFKKQKLDAGDYSIFLPANKDLNIPVDIYYTDEIAFERKNSLEEISSNLTTGRQQFESELLRSKCEFFTLLIEDGSYDKILSEDYKTQYDKKSFLATLAAFKMRYKIHIEFISKEEVAGHMCRQFYYFLREKLKEGAIPHEAAALPLSNMSES, encoded by the coding sequence ATGTTAGGAAAACGCAAGTTTACTGAGGCAGAACTAAAAGTATTGCTAAAGTCTATGACCGTAATTATAGACACTCGCGAAAACGTAAATCAGCATATTACAAACTATTTGACTAAGGCGAAAGTTCCTTTTAAGAAGCAAAAGCTTGATGCAGGTGACTACTCTATATTCTTACCTGCAAATAAAGACCTTAATATACCAGTAGATATTTATTATACGGATGAAATAGCCTTTGAGCGCAAAAATTCTCTTGAAGAAATATCTTCAAATCTTACAACTGGTCGCCAACAATTTGAATCTGAATTACTTAGAAGTAAATGTGAGTTTTTCACCTTGCTAATTGAGGACGGTAGCTATGACAAGATTTTAAGCGAGGATTATAAGACGCAGTATGACAAAAAGTCATTCTTGGCAACGTTGGCAGCTTTCAAAATGAGATACAAGATACATATTGAGTTTATAAGCAAGGAGGAAGTTGCGGGCCATATGTGCAGACAGTTTTATTACTTTTTGCGCGAGAAGCTAAAGGAAGGAGCTATTCCACATGAAGCAGCAGCCTTGCCTCTGTCCAACATGTCAGAATCATAA
- a CDS encoding type II toxin-antitoxin system RnlA family toxin — translation MFKDLKLNRDNLEIALMNYAKDNYSTYSLSKTTNNQFNIRYNLVLDGKALFLDFFFNNKGGTTIQTTNGKEQDVKLKIAEYISTNALCVMAGKDENNRSMTFQNISVEEYNSIIELIKEDTENCSSILSEQNSENSNITKFEGKWSDKVTIVYTKSTKRARVQGRPLLLYNVITSYFNELVDVEKVVETLEENYGYNIEKEQVENQFNVYLPNSYNKHTDKLKKSLLKAVYNLNITSQEYTCTELTFEVLRALEGHIKLTLFNDYGINSPNRFGTLEMFKFNNYTDKAYLLEPVRSIVGTSTKISYYEKAYKHLVIYRHKIFHWDYPDEFGDETIQLENSEDAKGIILTILALIDEYYIV, via the coding sequence TTGTTTAAGGACTTAAAACTTAACAGGGATAATTTAGAGATTGCTCTCATGAATTATGCTAAAGATAATTATTCAACATATTCTTTAAGTAAAACTACTAATAATCAATTTAATATTAGATATAATCTAGTTTTGGATGGTAAGGCCTTATTTTTAGATTTCTTTTTTAATAATAAAGGCGGAACTACCATACAAACCACTAATGGAAAAGAGCAAGATGTAAAGCTAAAGATAGCTGAATATATTTCAACAAATGCATTATGTGTAATGGCTGGAAAAGATGAAAATAATAGAAGCATGACATTTCAAAATATTAGTGTTGAAGAATATAATTCTATTATAGAGTTAATAAAAGAAGATACTGAGAATTGTTCTTCAATTTTATCAGAACAAAATAGTGAAAACAGTAATATCACTAAATTTGAAGGGAAATGGTCTGATAAAGTAACTATTGTTTATACTAAAAGTACGAAACGTGCAAGAGTTCAAGGAAGGCCGCTTTTACTCTACAATGTAATAACTTCGTATTTTAACGAATTAGTAGATGTAGAAAAAGTAGTTGAAACACTTGAAGAAAATTATGGATATAATATAGAAAAAGAACAAGTTGAAAATCAATTTAATGTTTATTTGCCAAACTCTTATAATAAACATACAGATAAGCTCAAAAAGTCGTTATTAAAAGCCGTGTACAACTTAAATATAACTAGTCAAGAGTATACTTGTACAGAATTGACCTTTGAAGTTTTAAGAGCTCTTGAAGGGCATATAAAATTGACATTATTTAATGATTATGGGATCAATTCTCCAAATAGATTTGGCACACTTGAAATGTTTAAATTTAATAATTATACTGATAAGGCTTATTTATTGGAACCAGTTAGATCTATAGTTGGGACTTCGACGAAAATTTCGTATTACGAAAAAGCATATAAGCATTTAGTTATATATAGGCATAAAATTTTTCATTGGGATTATCCAGATGAATTTGGAGATGAAACTATTCAACTTGAAAATAGCGAAGATGCAAAAGGAATTATTTTAACAATTTTAGCATTGATTGATGAATATTACATAGTATAA
- the istB gene encoding IS21-like element helper ATPase IstB codes for MINNSTIDKLIEMHLTAMADAYRQQVSDPKMKDIDFEDRIGMMVDIEYTRRKNNRLYRLIKNADFEQPDASIMAINYSSGRKINKDLIKRLATCEYITEFRNIFITGATGCGKTYLANAFGMEACKHYYKTQYVRLPDLLLDLEHSRSEGNYKKVMVKYSNPILLIIDEWLLLKPTPSEAKDIFELLHRRRKRSSTIFCSQYRHEGWYEQLGGDDSPLADAILDRIVHDSYKINIESVDPTKDISMREVYGLDKQLSE; via the coding sequence ATGATAAATAATTCTACCATTGATAAACTCATAGAAATGCATTTAACAGCAATGGCCGATGCCTATCGTCAACAAGTGTCTGACCCTAAGATGAAGGATATCGATTTTGAAGACCGCATAGGAATGATGGTCGATATTGAGTATACAAGAAGAAAGAACAATCGCTTGTATCGACTTATAAAAAATGCTGATTTTGAACAACCTGATGCTAGTATCATGGCAATTAACTATTCATCTGGTCGAAAGATCAACAAAGATTTGATTAAACGCCTTGCGACTTGCGAATACATCACAGAATTCAGAAATATTTTTATCACTGGCGCAACTGGTTGTGGTAAAACTTACCTTGCAAATGCCTTCGGTATGGAGGCGTGTAAGCATTACTATAAAACTCAGTATGTGCGCCTTCCTGATTTGCTTTTAGATCTTGAACATTCAAGAAGCGAGGGCAATTACAAAAAAGTAATGGTGAAATATTCAAATCCGATTCTGTTGATTATTGATGAATGGCTACTGTTAAAGCCTACTCCAAGTGAAGCAAAAGACATTTTCGAACTTTTGCATCGGAGAAGAAAACGATCTTCCACAATCTTTTGTTCTCAATACCGCCATGAAGGCTGGTATGAGCAGCTTGGCGGCGACGATTCGCCACTTGCCGATGCCATTCTTGACCGAATTGTTCATGATTCGTATAAAATCAACATCGAAAGCGTTGATCCAACAAAAGACATATCTATGAGAGAAGTCTACGGACTGGATAAGCAATTAAGCGAATAA
- a CDS encoding toll-Interleukin receptor, whose product MFEAGALAKGLNTAKVCTFLIDLNPTDIESPLAQFNATLPNKDDVRKLVKMLNNSLGDKGLADPILTKVFETYWPQLECELDKIIKSSVEEVKIVKRTNDEVLTEMLSIMRGLDKRVRRIENVEKDNYQEIQANNNRSYYLKKQLEKNQASHFEQMITQLLHDKRSPEEIKDMFKNHNIPDSYIDSLVKCFEK is encoded by the coding sequence TTGTTCGAGGCAGGAGCTCTTGCGAAAGGGTTAAATACAGCAAAAGTATGTACGTTCCTAATTGATTTAAATCCTACTGATATAGAAAGCCCATTAGCTCAATTTAACGCTACACTTCCGAATAAAGATGATGTTAGAAAATTAGTAAAAATGTTAAATAATTCTTTAGGGGACAAGGGGTTAGCCGATCCAATATTAACGAAGGTGTTTGAAACTTATTGGCCTCAACTTGAATGCGAATTAGATAAAATAATAAAATCCTCAGTAGAAGAAGTCAAAATAGTAAAAAGAACAAATGATGAGGTATTAACCGAGATGTTGTCTATTATGAGAGGATTAGATAAACGCGTAAGACGTATTGAAAATGTTGAAAAGGATAACTATCAGGAAATTCAGGCAAATAATAATCGGTCTTACTATTTAAAGAAGCAATTAGAGAAGAATCAGGCCTCACATTTCGAACAAATGATTACGCAGCTATTGCACGATAAACGCAGTCCGGAAGAGATAAAGGATATGTTTAAAAATCATAATATCCCTGATTCGTATATAGATTCATTAGTCAAGTGTTTTGAAAAATGA
- a CDS encoding ATP-binding protein, with protein MDGVYNDYEGNRIKYLTTECRKKQVKAKMLSESGLIGKDIAETFRKAKIDSYNKGPYNYLQNKWNRAEWLYIWSRENGTGKSYTANAIANMLLDEGIRTLVKREVDMANEIQETFSDKSGECEYALMGKWKGVAALIIQDVGKYGCKSEWWPQRIYDIIDYRLINSKTTIFTSNYNIEDRDVIERRFGENHGGAIYSRLNGLCTTIEMDGEDRRIK; from the coding sequence GTGGATGGCGTATATAACGATTATGAGGGCAATCGCATTAAATATTTAACCACTGAATGCCGTAAAAAACAGGTAAAAGCAAAAATGCTATCTGAAAGCGGATTGATCGGCAAGGATATTGCAGAAACCTTCCGAAAGGCAAAGATCGACAGTTACAATAAGGGGCCTTACAATTACCTACAAAACAAGTGGAATCGCGCTGAGTGGCTTTATATTTGGAGTCGCGAGAATGGTACAGGGAAGAGTTATACCGCCAATGCTATTGCCAATATGTTACTGGATGAAGGTATACGCACATTGGTAAAGCGTGAGGTCGATATGGCAAATGAGATACAAGAGACATTTAGTGATAAGTCTGGTGAATGCGAATATGCACTAATGGGCAAATGGAAAGGCGTTGCAGCATTGATAATTCAGGACGTTGGTAAATATGGTTGTAAGTCTGAATGGTGGCCCCAACGTATATATGACATTATCGACTACAGGCTTATTAATAGCAAAACTACGATCTTTACTTCGAATTACAACATAGAGGATCGGGATGTTATTGAGCGGCGTTTCGGCGAAAATCACGGAGGCGCAATCTATTCCAGGCTAAATGGGCTATGCACCACAATTGAAATGGACGGGGAAGACCGAAGAATAAAATAA
- a CDS encoding type II toxin-antitoxin system RnlB family antitoxin, with protein sequence MKRFDIKIISINKKDICMIFSTTYLSPLKFIAEVEKEISSFTNDGIEVIFDFFLSNGNTRERYAKAYFNGVNIVRESFEYTNINKNDSLRSFSAEFYKDSIDKMDFSFLTSIQKKMIAKGIAI encoded by the coding sequence ATGAAAAGATTTGATATTAAGATTATTAGCATTAATAAGAAAGATATATGTATGATCTTTTCAACAACATACTTATCCCCACTCAAATTTATTGCAGAAGTAGAAAAAGAAATATCTTCTTTTACTAATGATGGTATTGAAGTTATTTTTGATTTTTTCCTTAGTAATGGCAATACAAGAGAGAGATATGCAAAAGCGTATTTTAACGGAGTTAACATTGTGCGTGAGTCTTTTGAGTACACTAACATTAATAAGAATGACAGTTTGAGAAGCTTTTCAGCGGAATTTTATAAGGATTCGATAGATAAAATGGACTTCTCGTTCTTAACTAGCATTCAAAAAAAAATGATAGCTAAAGGAATTGCTATTTAA
- a CDS encoding phage replisome organizer N-terminal domain-containing protein, with protein sequence MANVQWIKIYVDMFDNKKIKFIRTLPEGNDILLCWIMLLTTAGKCNSNGFIFLTENIPYTVEMLSNEFNIPLNTIKLAIETFKNLNMIDRDKEVLCVSSWQEYQNIEGMDKIREQSRLRMQKHRENLKMLRNSHATVTSGDAVEEEIEEEIEEDKEIDKEVIPYQDIIDLLNQKAGTKFKATDKHKECIRARWKEGYGLTDFKTVIDKKYKEWAGTEQAKYIRPITLFGTKFDGYLNQVEGGPKNGKYQQSTRKTKATNITKPSTPTRSRKASEWED encoded by the coding sequence ATGGCAAATGTCCAATGGATCAAAATTTATGTTGATATGTTTGATAACAAGAAAATTAAATTCATTAGAACTTTACCGGAAGGAAATGACATTCTTTTATGTTGGATAATGCTTTTAACTACCGCAGGTAAATGTAATTCAAATGGCTTTATTTTCTTGACTGAAAACATACCATACACAGTTGAAATGCTTTCAAATGAATTTAACATACCTCTCAACACTATAAAACTAGCAATAGAAACTTTTAAAAACTTAAATATGATAGATAGAGATAAAGAGGTTTTGTGTGTTAGTTCATGGCAGGAATACCAGAACATTGAAGGTATGGACAAGATTCGAGAACAGTCTAGATTGCGAATGCAGAAGCATAGAGAAAACTTAAAAATGTTACGTAACAGTCACGCAACCGTTACGAGTGGTGACGCAGTAGAAGAAGAAATAGAAGAAGAAATAGAAGAAGATAAAGAGATAGATAAAGAAGTAATACCTTATCAGGATATTATTGATCTTCTTAATCAGAAAGCTGGCACTAAGTTTAAAGCTACTGACAAGCATAAAGAGTGTATTCGCGCTAGATGGAAAGAAGGGTACGGCCTTACTGATTTTAAAACTGTTATTGATAAGAAATATAAGGAATGGGCCGGAACGGAGCAAGCGAAATACATAAGGCCCATTACCTTGTTTGGCACTAAGTTTGACGGCTATTTAAATCAAGTGGAAGGAGGCCCAAAGAATGGAAAGTATCAGCAATCCACTAGAAAGACTAAGGCAACAAATATTACGAAACCCTCCACGCCAACACGTAGCCGAAAAGCTAGTGAGTGGGAAGATTGA
- the istA gene encoding IS21 family transposase, whose protein sequence is MTKYREILRLHSLGLSQMNIALSCSASKTTVNRVLKRAAELSLSWPLDDKQTDSVLSEMLFSSTQKNVSEKRLPNYDYIRNELLKNGVSKKLLWAEYMEECRLNGEEPFMYSQFCHYLQLDEQKRRATMHISRKPGEQVEVDWAGDPAKIIDPDTGEVTEAYLFVGVMTYSQYAYVEAFINEKQRAWITAHVHMYNYFGGVTKILVPDNCKTAVIHTKDWYTPKLNATYHEMAEHYGTAIIPARIRKPKDKANVEGAVGNISTWITAALRNEQFFSLLELNAAIREKLETFNSRLFQKKEGSRWSLFHHEELPFLSPLPATSYELAEWKQATVQFNYHISLEGMLYSVPYEYIKRKVDVRVADRVIELFYNHNRIASHKRLYGRKGQYSTTLEHMPPDHQKYLEWNGDRFKHWAQRIGPNTHKVITAILVSSRVEQQTYKSCMGLLKLAERHSESRLEAACEKALSYTASPSYKSIKNILVTGIKEISKSNTVEPSKNNYGVTRGANYYGGRGNDK, encoded by the coding sequence ATGACCAAGTACCGGGAAATCTTAAGGCTTCATTCACTGGGATTGAGCCAAATGAACATTGCTTTAAGCTGCAGTGCTTCCAAAACAACAGTGAATCGAGTTTTAAAAAGAGCTGCTGAACTCAGTTTATCGTGGCCACTTGATGATAAGCAAACAGACTCTGTTCTCTCCGAAATGTTGTTTTCATCAACTCAAAAGAACGTTTCGGAAAAACGACTACCAAACTACGACTACATTCGCAACGAACTTTTAAAAAACGGCGTCAGCAAGAAATTGCTCTGGGCTGAATACATGGAGGAATGCAGGCTTAACGGTGAAGAACCTTTTATGTACTCACAGTTTTGTCATTATCTTCAACTTGATGAACAAAAGCGTCGTGCGACCATGCACATCAGTCGCAAACCTGGTGAGCAGGTTGAAGTGGATTGGGCCGGTGATCCAGCTAAAATTATTGATCCCGATACAGGCGAAGTCACTGAAGCCTATCTTTTTGTTGGTGTTATGACCTATAGCCAGTACGCTTATGTAGAAGCTTTTATCAATGAAAAGCAACGAGCATGGATTACAGCTCACGTTCATATGTATAACTACTTTGGGGGTGTGACAAAAATCCTCGTTCCTGATAATTGCAAGACGGCTGTGATTCATACGAAAGATTGGTATACGCCAAAGCTTAATGCAACCTATCATGAAATGGCTGAACATTACGGCACTGCAATTATTCCAGCTAGAATTAGAAAACCAAAAGACAAAGCAAATGTTGAAGGCGCTGTTGGCAACATTTCCACATGGATAACCGCTGCGCTTAGAAATGAACAATTCTTCTCATTGTTAGAGCTTAACGCTGCAATCCGAGAAAAACTTGAAACATTTAATTCAAGGCTTTTTCAAAAGAAAGAAGGTAGCAGGTGGAGTCTCTTCCACCATGAAGAGTTGCCCTTTCTAAGCCCACTACCAGCTACCTCTTACGAACTGGCTGAATGGAAACAAGCCACAGTTCAGTTTAATTATCACATATCACTTGAAGGAATGCTATATTCTGTACCATACGAATATATCAAACGTAAAGTTGATGTGAGGGTAGCTGATCGAGTGATAGAATTATTTTATAATCATAATCGGATTGCATCTCATAAGCGTCTTTACGGCCGCAAGGGGCAATACAGCACTACCTTGGAGCACATGCCTCCAGATCATCAAAAATATTTAGAATGGAATGGAGATCGTTTTAAGCATTGGGCTCAGCGAATTGGCCCCAATACCCATAAAGTCATTACTGCCATTCTAGTCTCCAGTCGCGTGGAGCAACAAACCTATAAAAGTTGCATGGGGTTACTTAAGTTGGCTGAAAGACACTCAGAATCACGTCTTGAAGCAGCTTGTGAAAAAGCTTTGAGCTATACAGCAAGTCCAAGTTATAAGAGTATCAAAAATATTCTTGTTACCGGGATTAAAGAAATCTCAAAGTCGAATACTGTGGAACCCTCAAAGAACAATTATGGTGTAACACGCGGTGCCAACTATTACGGAGGTAGAGGCAATGATAAATAA
- a CDS encoding MBL fold metallo-hydrolase produces the protein MDIQCFGSSSKGNCYRIGGNFPLLLDVGLQFKKIQQLLDFKVSSIAGVLITHSHGDHSKAVSDFIKVGIDCYISQETAAELNISGHRVKIVEPLKQFKIGTWTVLPFELEHDVFNLGYLLSNGVEKILYITDTYYCRYKFTGVTHLLIECNHSYAILDRNIELGHLPPVMKNRLVKSHFSLENVKEFLKANDLSKIHEIWLIHLSDGNSNEGLFKREIAELTGKMVFIGGAAC, from the coding sequence ATGGATATTCAATGTTTTGGTTCTAGCAGCAAAGGGAATTGTTACCGCATAGGCGGTAACTTCCCCCTCTTGCTAGATGTAGGGTTACAATTCAAAAAAATACAGCAGCTACTTGATTTTAAAGTGTCTAGTATTGCAGGGGTTTTGATTACTCACTCACACGGCGACCATAGCAAGGCTGTAAGCGATTTTATCAAGGTCGGTATAGATTGTTATATATCACAGGAAACGGCGGCAGAATTGAACATTTCGGGCCATAGGGTGAAGATTGTTGAGCCACTAAAGCAATTCAAAATAGGGACTTGGACAGTTCTACCTTTCGAATTGGAGCATGATGTTTTTAACCTTGGGTACTTACTAAGTAATGGCGTAGAAAAAATACTCTATATAACAGATACATATTACTGCCGCTATAAATTTACTGGCGTGACTCATTTACTCATTGAGTGTAATCACAGTTACGCCATATTGGATAGAAATATAGAGCTTGGACACTTACCCCCAGTCATGAAAAATAGACTCGTTAAATCGCATTTTAGTCTTGAAAACGTCAAAGAATTTCTTAAAGCAAATGACTTAAGTAAAATTCATGAAATTTGGCTGATTCATTTGTCAGATGGAAACTCGAATGAGGGTTTATTCAAACGGGAAATTGCGGAATTGACTGGAAAGATGGTTTTTATCGGAGGTGCAGCATGTTAG